The Phyllostomus discolor isolate MPI-MPIP mPhyDis1 chromosome 4, mPhyDis1.pri.v3, whole genome shotgun sequence genome window below encodes:
- the LOC114494745 gene encoding SLA class II histocompatibility antigen, DQ haplotype D beta chain-like isoform X1 encodes MSGKMALWIPRGLWTAAAMVMLVVLSSLVAEGRDTPRDFVFQFKGLCYFTNGTQRVRSVDRYIYNRQEYVRFDSDVGEYRAVTEQGRRDAEYWNGQEDLLEQKRAELDTVCRHNYPMDEAQALHQRVEPTVTISPSRTEALNHHNMLVCSVTDFYPGQVKVRWFRNNQEETAGVVSTPLIRNGDWTYQILVMLEMTPRRGDVYICHVEHPSRQSPIRVEWRAQSESAQSKMLTGVGGFVLGLIFLGLGLFIRQRKQKGSHGPPPAGLLR; translated from the exons ATGTCTGGGAAAATGGCTCTGTGGATCCCCAGGGGCCTGTGGACAGCAGCTGCGATGGTGATGCTGGTGGTGCTGAGTTCCCTGGTGGCTGAGGGCAGAGACACTCCAC GGGACTTCGTGTTCCAGTTCAAGGGCCTGTGCTACTTCACCAACGGGACGCAGCGGGTGCGGAGTGTGGACAGATACATCTACAACCGGCAGGAGTACGTGCGCTTCGACAGCGACGTGGGGGAGTATCGCGCGGTGACCGAGCAGGGGCGGCGGGACGCGGAGTACTGGAACGGGCAGGAGGACCTCCTGGAGCAGAAGCGGGCCGAGCTGGACACGGTGTGCAGACACAACTACCCGATGGATGAGGCCCAGGCCTTGCACCAGCGAG TGGAGCCTACAGTGACCATCTCCCCGTCCAGGACAGAGGCTCTAAACCACCACAACATGCTGGTCTGCTCCGTGACAGATTTCTATCCAGGCCAGGTCAAAGTTCGCTGGTTCCGGAACAACCAAGAAGAGACAGCTGGCGTGGTGTCCACCCCCCTTATTAGGAATGGGGACTGGACCTACCAGATCCTTGTGATGCTGGAAATGACCCCCCGGCGAGGAGATGTCTACATCTGCCACGTGGAGCACCCCAGCCGCCAGAGCCCCATCAGAGTGGAGTGGA GGGCGCAGTCTGAATCTGCCCAGAGCAAGATGCTGACTGGCGTCGGGGGCTTCGTGCTGGGGCTGATCTTCCTCGGGCTGGGCCTTTTCATTCGGCAGAGGAAACAGAAGG GATCTCACGGGCCTCCGCCAGCAG GGCTCCTGCGCTAA
- the LOC114494745 gene encoding SLA class II histocompatibility antigen, DQ haplotype D beta chain-like isoform X2 produces the protein MSGKMALWIPRGLWTAAAMVMLVVLSSLVAEGRDTPRDFVFQFKGLCYFTNGTQRVRSVDRYIYNRQEYVRFDSDVGEYRAVTEQGRRDAEYWNGQEDLLEQKRAELDTVCRHNYPMDEAQALHQRVEPTVTISPSRTEALNHHNMLVCSVTDFYPGQVKVRWFRNNQEETAGVVSTPLIRNGDWTYQILVMLEMTPRRGDVYICHVEHPSRQSPIRVEWRAQSESAQSKMLTGVGGFVLGLIFLGLGLFIRQRKQKGLLR, from the exons ATGTCTGGGAAAATGGCTCTGTGGATCCCCAGGGGCCTGTGGACAGCAGCTGCGATGGTGATGCTGGTGGTGCTGAGTTCCCTGGTGGCTGAGGGCAGAGACACTCCAC GGGACTTCGTGTTCCAGTTCAAGGGCCTGTGCTACTTCACCAACGGGACGCAGCGGGTGCGGAGTGTGGACAGATACATCTACAACCGGCAGGAGTACGTGCGCTTCGACAGCGACGTGGGGGAGTATCGCGCGGTGACCGAGCAGGGGCGGCGGGACGCGGAGTACTGGAACGGGCAGGAGGACCTCCTGGAGCAGAAGCGGGCCGAGCTGGACACGGTGTGCAGACACAACTACCCGATGGATGAGGCCCAGGCCTTGCACCAGCGAG TGGAGCCTACAGTGACCATCTCCCCGTCCAGGACAGAGGCTCTAAACCACCACAACATGCTGGTCTGCTCCGTGACAGATTTCTATCCAGGCCAGGTCAAAGTTCGCTGGTTCCGGAACAACCAAGAAGAGACAGCTGGCGTGGTGTCCACCCCCCTTATTAGGAATGGGGACTGGACCTACCAGATCCTTGTGATGCTGGAAATGACCCCCCGGCGAGGAGATGTCTACATCTGCCACGTGGAGCACCCCAGCCGCCAGAGCCCCATCAGAGTGGAGTGGA GGGCGCAGTCTGAATCTGCCCAGAGCAAGATGCTGACTGGCGTCGGGGGCTTCGTGCTGGGGCTGATCTTCCTCGGGCTGGGCCTTTTCATTCGGCAGAGGAAACAGAAGG GGCTCCTGCGCTAA